From Scytonema millei VB511283:
CAGCAACCCCAGCAAGTCAGCCCGAATCCCTGGAAATATCTACCCCATCTCCACCCCCAACTCAAATTAGACGAACGCAAAGTTAATACAGATAGCAATGGCAGTTTATTTCTGGAAAATGCCGTCCAAATGCCTCCAGATACCTGCTTGATTTACCTGTCTAACATTCCCCTGCGCGACGGCTGGTATCGCTTTGGTGGTGAAGGACACATGGTAGATGTCCGCAGCGTGCCACTTTCTCCTACCACACAACAACTCCTCAGCCAACCTGTAGGCGATCGCTTTGCCTTAATTACCCCTGCTGTCTGGGGTTCAACCCGCCTTTCCTATCGCGAACCGATGGTTTACGAACGGAATGAATTACAACCAGCTTGGAATCTAGCCGCTTTACTCACAGAACGCCCCCAACCTTGGCGCTATCGCTTAGGAGGCACGGGCAACACCAAACGGCTTTCTAGAGGGCGTTACGCCGTTCCTGCTGGTAGCGTCTACATTTTAGACACCCCCATAACTCAATCCTGGCAAGATTGGTCGGAAGCCTGGTTTCCCACAGAGGCTTACTCCTTCAAGCGTTGGGGCTGCGGTCTAGCCCTTCCCTTACCGCCAGCGATCGCATTGCAAAACTTGTCAGGAGCAGCATAAATGTATCTTCGAGCTTACGGCATTATTGAAACTTCAGCACCCCTCCATGTCGGAGCCAGTGCTGGGGAAGAAACAGGCAACCTTAACCTCATCTTCCGCGACCAGTTTACCCAAACGGGGATTATTCCTGGTAGTTCGATTCGCGGGCGCTTTCGTGCCGATATGCGTCAAAGTGAGGGCGAATCCTTTGTGAGTAAATGGTATGGGCATCATGTCAGCGAAGGAGCTGATACAACTACCGAAGCATTGGTGAAGTTTGAATATGCTTCTCTGGTATGGCTGCCTGTATTTTGCCCTGGTCAACCGATCGTTTGGATTACCTGTCCTTGGTTACTCAAACGCTACAAGCAGATTGCTCAAATCTCAGAACCGCTACCAAAACCCTACACCGCTCCGAAAACTTTACCAGGAAGACAAGTAGGAGGCGATCGCAAGGTGCTGTTTTTCAACCTGGGATTTATGGAAATCGAGCATGAAGCCGATCTTTCAGCCTGGATTCCGATTGAATCTGCACTCAAACCAGATAGTTTAGTCGTTGTAGCTGACAACGATATTGCCATGCTGCATGACATGGCACTCTATCGCCAAAGTCGCGTCAAACTGGATGACAAAGTAAAAAAGGTAACTACAGGAGCATTTTTCAATGTCGAAGCCCTGCCAGAAGGCAGTATTTTAGTCTTTCCCATTGCCTTGAAAGAGAAAGGCTGGAAACCTTTTGGTGATTCTCCATCCCAAGAACTTTATTTCGGTGGTTTGGAATCCATTGGCTTTGGACGTTGCCTCACGACTTTAGCAGGAGAGTATCAATAATGGCTTGGCAATTATACGGTTTAGACCGCGAAGCCCAACAGCTTGTCTTGCAAGCAAAATCGCGTCAGCCAGAATCCCTCAACCAATCGTATAAAATGCGTCTGGCGGTTGCATATGGATTAGAGCGGTTTTGGGGAGAACACCTGCGGCTGCAAAGATCGGATGGTGATAAAGCTCGATACTGGAAAAATACCTGGGATAGCCTGGTTAAAATCATGGCTCAAGCGGGGTTGAAGTTGCCTAACGATTCAGTTAGAGCAGATGATACGAGAGCGATTCAAGCAATGTCAGAGAAACTGTGGCAGTTAGACTTAGCAGACCAACGCTATGCTTTGGCAGTTCTGACTCAGTTATGCGATTGTCTTGTCTGGTGGACGCAGAGATATAAAGGAAAATCTACAGATGCCGATTCATGATGCTGCTAAAAAAGTCCCGCTACTATTTCGAGCGCAGATTGATGGACGTTGCCAACCCCACCGCATCATTAAAGGACAAAAATCTGATGCGATACAGTGGGCAGATGAATGGGTAGACAAAGCTGATTCTGACGTTCGTGAATTTGGTGCTGAAGTAAAAACCCGTGCTTTCACTCTGAGTTGGCGCTTTGTCACCAACGGTGGTCAAGATGATGGCACGATCCGCCCTGTTATCGGTGCGAAAGGTTTACCCTTCTATCCTGGTAGCAGCATGAAAGGTGTGTTTCGCCGTGCTTGTACTCCCCAACAAGCCGAACGCTACTGTGGTAAATCTCTCTCAGGAGGAGACTACGAACCAGGAATTTTGCGATTTCACGGCGGTTATCCTGCTGATGACAATTGGAAGCAAAATCTCGTCGATATCGTGCATCCTCAGCAAGATTGGCAAGTCAAAAACGACGACAAAGACAAGGGTGCATTTGCCCAAATTTCTCTCTACAAACCCAAACTTCGTTTTGGCATCTCTAGTTCCATTCCTTTAGCTGACGAAGAATGGAAAACGATTTGGGAGATTTGGAAACAAGCACTGTCTACTGGAATTGGTTGTCGCGTCTGCGCGGGATACGGACAGCCTGATAAATTTCTAGGTGGTGATATTCTCTACCGCACTCAACTTAGGGGTCAAGGACAAGCCGCTAAACTTCTGGATGGAACCGGAGAGTTTCGCCCTAATATTTTTCGAGCCAGTTTGCGCGGTCATGCTTTACGCTTATTTGGCGGTATGACCGATGAAAACTCTGCTAACCGCCTTGTGGATGAGTTATTCGGTGGTGTCCAAGGACAAGGTACTGTCGGACTTCTGAGCATGAATTTTCGAGACTCCAGCTTAATCTTGAGTTCCTTCAGTCGAGGTGCATTCGCACAGCCAACTTATGAAGTAGAAGGCGAGTTATCTTGGCTGCTGACACAAAAACTACCAAGTACTCAACAGCAGGAGGCTCTAGCAAAATTAGTCAAAGCCTTGACTCGGTTTGCCATGCTGCTAGGTGGCTTCGGTAAATCTTGGCGACGTGCCGATCATCGATTGTTTTTCCCAGAATACTATGAAGGAGCAAATGAGGGCAGAAAACCCTTAATTGGCTGTCATTGGCAGTGGTCGGGGGAGCGATCGCTGCGTTTCGATGTCCCAGTCCGCAAGTTAGATTCAGTTGGTTCCTTTATTGAAGAGGTGCGTCAAATTGCACGGGAATGGATACAATTACGGGGCATAATTCCCAATTCAGCCCAATGCACTCCTTGGCGCGAAGCTTGGCATCCTGACAACGTACAAGTCTGGGGACGATTGGCAAATGATGCAGAAGACTGCGAAGCAATTCGTTGGCTGCACTCTCCCTATCGAGAAGCAATTCCTACAGCCAAAATTGCTGAAGGTTCTATCTACTGCTCGCATATTACAGGACAAGTGGGACAAGTTGGTAGACTTTGGCACAGGATGTTTCCCGTCGTGCGCTTGGTAAAAATTCCCCACGAACCGGATAGTAAGCCTATTCCCAAACAAACCCACCAATATTTTGAACTGTTAACTTTCTTTAGCGATCGCTCGCCAAAGTCAGCAGACTTTCTCAATTTTCTTCAATCGCAGCCGAATTCATTTCAGCAGCTTTGGTCGCATTGAGCCGCAAGGCAGTTTATGAGGAAAGTCAATCGTCTGACTAGCTGCAAAACTATAAAGTCTTGTGGAAATGTTGCCGCTCAAAAATTTTGTATTTATCTAAACTAGTGTAGGTATTACAATCAAAACTCAGGCACAGACAACTCTCGCTTTATGCCTGCATAGTGACGGTAGATGATTTCAGGTGAGTTGCCCACTAATCGCGCTACATCCTTTGCATCTAGACCATTTTCTACAGCTAGAGTGATAAATGTATGGCGGATGTTGTACTGAGGCAGATACTTTTCAACCTTGCCTGCCTTTACCAAACCTTCTACTACAGGCTTCCAGACCCGATTCAAGAAGTTATGAGAGTCAATAACTTGTCCGCGTGAACCTGGGAAAACTAAATCATTAGGTAACGGGCTTTCAGGTTTAATGCTCCCAAGAAATTCTTGAAGCTTAGGGTTACAGGGGAAAACTCTTGTCTTTCCGGTTTTGGTTTGTCCGCGAATACCAGTATCGCTGGGTATGGCTTCCTTAAATTGAATCCTCAAACAATCTGCTGAAATATGTTTCCATTGGAGTGCGATCGCTTCTTCAGGACGACAACCAGTGATGAAAAGAAACTTTACATAGGGGGCGTAGTAAGAGTGGGGTATGGGAGCAAATTTTGAACAGAAGCTATTATTCTCAAATGCTGCAATGATTGCATCCCTCTCTTCCCAACTAAATGGTTCTCTACTCGTATCCCTTACTGTTTTCTTAATATCGCTAGCCATACCGTTGAAAGAATTCTCTGAGGCTAAACCTGATTTGACTGCCCAGTTGAAACAGGCATTCATTTGAATTAAGGTGCGACGTGCCACTTCACTGCTATATTTGCCAAGTAGCCAGTCTCTAACTCCTACAGCATCCTCAACGTTTTTAGGGAGAGATTGTAGCCGCTTGGCAATCTTGCCGTAATCCCTTACTAGCGTGCTAGCAGCAACTTGAGAAGACTTATACTGCGTATACTTTTCCCACAGCTCTGCAAAAGCAATTTTTGGGGTAGTAATTGGGGTAATTGGGGTAACGGTGCTGAGTAATGACTGAGGCTTGTATTTGGCTAGGGTATGGTCAAACCGCTCATAAGTAATATCAGACTCAATGAGCTTAGCCTTAGCCTCTGCTGCTTTTCGATTGAGCTTATTGTCCGATAGCCCAAGCGAGAGATAGTGCCGCTTGCCAGCGTGAGTGAACGCTAGCTGCAACCGACCATTGGATACTTTAATCTGTACTGAACCCTTAGTAGCTTTATGCTGCCTGCCTTCTAATTGCATTAGGTAAAGCTGGATAATTTTGGGGTAAGCGCCTATAGTCTAACCTAGCTTTACCCCAATCTTACCCCAATAACTGCTCGAAACTACTCTAAAAGTACCCCAACTTTTCTGCCTAAGAACGGTGTAGAAGGGCTTGCAAGGCTTGAAATTTCGATGGCTCAAGGCAGATTTGAACTGCCGACCTTGGGCTTATGAGTCCCCTGCTCTAACCAACTGAGCTACTGAGCCAGATTTTTGACGCTTAACTATACTAACATATCGATCGCGCCACTGCACTTTCTGACAAAATTCTGAAGCTAGGATCGAATTCGATCCAATCTCGATTTAAATTGAGAGGACACCGAAATTTCTCTATCTGTTAAATTGGCATGAGCATAAACACAGATGTAGCTTTTTAGCAAGTCTGAACTATACTGTTGCTGCTCGTATTCATCCTTATGATTAAGGATTGGATTAAAAAAGATGAACATCTACGGCTTCCTCCAATCTATCGGTATCGCCAGCCCATATGGTTATGGTTGGCTATCAGTCATGTTTACCTTTGTGTTGGCGTGGATAGTCACTTGGCAATTAATGCCAGAAGTGCGATCGTTCGCTTTAAAAGTAGGTTGGGCAGACCAGCCTAACGAACGAAGGCTCAACCGCGAACCTTTGCCTAATGCTGGTGGTTTGGTAATCTATACTGGAGTGTTAGCTGCTTTAGTATTGGCAACGCTTTTGCGCCCCATAGTTATTGAAGGAGTGCTAGCTGAGGTACTAACAATCTTGTTAGGCGGCTCGATTTTAGTTTTAGTAGGATTCATCGACGACCAATTCGGCTTGCCACCTTGGGTACGCTTATCCGTACAAATTCTGACAGCTTTTTTACTCATTGCTAGCGATATCCGCATCGAAGCCAGAATATTTCCGCCACTCGATCCGTTACTTTCGACTTTGATTACCGTGCTGTGGGTAGTTGGAATTACGAATGCAATTAACTTGATGGATGGAATTGACGGTTTAGTAGGAGGAGTCAGTTTTATCACTTCTATAAGCCTACTAGCAGTCTCGGCACAATTTGCCACCAGAGCCGCAGCAACTTTACTCTTAGCAGCATTGGGAGGCTCAGCACTAGGATTTCTGCGTCATAACTTTCATCCTTCCCGCATCATTATGGGAGACGCTGGAGCTTATTTTTTTGGCTACGTGCTAGCGGCTACCGCAATTTTAGGTAGCTTAAAAGTTAATACTGTATTTGCCTTAGTACCAACAATCCTATTTCTGCTGCTACCAGTCATTGACACAACTCAGGTGTTTGTCTTGCGGTTGATGGCGGGGAAAAATCCTCTGAGTACTCCTGGTAAAGACCATCTACATCACCGCTTGTTGGCTACTGGCTTATCGCAACGAGCTACGGCGATCGCATTGTGGTCTTTCACCGCGATCGCGAATTGTTTAGCAATGAAATTACAAGGTATGACCCCTCTAACTATCCTAATGACTATGCTCAGCATTGTCGCACTTCTAAGCTTCACCATCTGGCAAAGAATTAGGAAGATATGAAGAAGGTAGGGGAAGAAGTCGTAAGTCAGAATTCACTTACTAATCCCTACTCCCTACTCCCTGCTCCCTTCATCGGGGTAAAAACGCCATCGGATTAACTGCTTTTTTACCTAGTGGATGAATTTCAAAGTGTAGGTGAGGACCGGTACTAAAACCAGTATTACCCATCTCGGAAATCTGCTGCCCTTGGTATACTGTTTGACCTTTGTGAACGAGCAATCGCTTGTTGTGGGCATAGCGAGTGACTGTACCATCTGTGTGTTGAATATCAACCATATTGCCGTAGCCGCCAGAGTTCCAGCCTGACTTGATGACGACTCCAGCCGCAGCCGCAAAAATAGGTGTCCCCACCGGAGCAGCAATGTCAATTCCCCGATGCATTCTTCCCCAACGATAGCCATAACCGGAAGAAAGTTTCCCTCTAGCAGGCCACATAAAACCCTTTTTGGAAATTGTTGGTTTGGGTAAATAGGTATCTGCTGAATCTAAAGGTGGTAATGCTGGCGATACGTTTCGTTGCTGAATTGATTGGAGCGAATCTGTTGCATCTCTACCAATTGGTGCTGTTGCCAAGCTATCGTCACTTTCATCTTCAGTGGGTTGCACTGAACGCTGCGGTTGTTTTGGTGCTTCTACTTGTAAAGTCTTGCTGGCTTGTTTGGAATTGAAGTTTTGGTCTGTTTTCAATTCGACAGACGCAATCTGACGTAGCTTCCGCAACAAACGATCGCCACTCCTCTTGGCAGCAGGTTGTTCTCCTGGTATTGCTTGACTCAGCAATGGCTGGGTGCGATATCTCTGCTGTAATTTCTCGATATCGCTACGCAAATTTTGGACGTAGCGATCGCTCAACTGTGCTTGTTCCGCTTTTGCTGATTGCTGCCTCTGAATTTCTGCTATCCCTTGAGGATTGGCTTCCACAACCGAATCATCTTCAGAAATATTACCACCCATACCAGCATTAGTATTGTTTTCCAAAGCTGCTGTTATTGGCTGCTGGCTCTCACTTCCCTTGGATGGCGAAATTGGCACGATCAGCTGTTGAGCGATCTGAATGCGGTTGGGATCGGCTAATTT
This genomic window contains:
- a CDS encoding RAMP superfamily protein; protein product: MPIHDAAKKVPLLFRAQIDGRCQPHRIIKGQKSDAIQWADEWVDKADSDVREFGAEVKTRAFTLSWRFVTNGGQDDGTIRPVIGAKGLPFYPGSSMKGVFRRACTPQQAERYCGKSLSGGDYEPGILRFHGGYPADDNWKQNLVDIVHPQQDWQVKNDDKDKGAFAQISLYKPKLRFGISSSIPLADEEWKTIWEIWKQALSTGIGCRVCAGYGQPDKFLGGDILYRTQLRGQGQAAKLLDGTGEFRPNIFRASLRGHALRLFGGMTDENSANRLVDELFGGVQGQGTVGLLSMNFRDSSLILSSFSRGAFAQPTYEVEGELSWLLTQKLPSTQQQEALAKLVKALTRFAMLLGGFGKSWRRADHRLFFPEYYEGANEGRKPLIGCHWQWSGERSLRFDVPVRKLDSVGSFIEEVRQIAREWIQLRGIIPNSAQCTPWREAWHPDNVQVWGRLANDAEDCEAIRWLHSPYREAIPTAKIAEGSIYCSHITGQVGQVGRLWHRMFPVVRLVKIPHEPDSKPIPKQTHQYFELLTFFSDRSPKSADFLNFLQSQPNSFQQLWSH
- a CDS encoding peptidoglycan DD-metalloendopeptidase family protein; this encodes MKQTWAKDRADRASKAKRQVRTSAATIGIIFSAGASNLLLTQISNSAPAIAVNQPSLSQMPIATRASLTISSIGVPTGIAATVPLAFTRSHTNATQLFEPVAKQPTEKTAKVLQALRVNRLIRQLKASKITVSTAALVSQLDEREAAIARQRWSIDRLRQKLNRLEEDSSAELGFEEWQASAGTSSQEQMGALLASDPGLQPAVSLLAFHPQLQIPQSTHGSASGEAMPYVLEAMPEARSISLAQPHTAASLPKIAIDRPMVLVPLQALSYKVKAGDTLSAIAQQHGLPLTTLITANKLADPNRIQIAQQLIVPISPSKGSESQQPITAALENNTNAGMGGNISEDDSVVEANPQGIAEIQRQQSAKAEQAQLSDRYVQNLRSDIEKLQQRYRTQPLLSQAIPGEQPAAKRSGDRLLRKLRQIASVELKTDQNFNSKQASKTLQVEAPKQPQRSVQPTEDESDDSLATAPIGRDATDSLQSIQQRNVSPALPPLDSADTYLPKPTISKKGFMWPARGKLSSGYGYRWGRMHRGIDIAAPVGTPIFAAAAGVVIKSGWNSGGYGNMVDIQHTDGTVTRYAHNKRLLVHKGQTVYQGQQISEMGNTGFSTGPHLHFEIHPLGKKAVNPMAFLPR
- a CDS encoding type III-B CRISPR module-associated protein Cmr3, whose amino-acid sequence is MTNDQLVSPMWQYLIVITPLGLLYGSAGRFLSPENLVGRSGTSFPPSAATLSGLFASTYSSAELQSLILAGPFWANSNEPQNFYVPTPFTYLVDNSKIQQQLDWHAEARQWLTSNGTQPTGKFTKETWMAIAHWQQPQQVSPNPWKYLPHLHPQLKLDERKVNTDSNGSLFLENAVQMPPDTCLIYLSNIPLRDGWYRFGGEGHMVDVRSVPLSPTTQQLLSQPVGDRFALITPAVWGSTRLSYREPMVYERNELQPAWNLAALLTERPQPWRYRLGGTGNTKRLSRGRYAVPAGSVYILDTPITQSWQDWSEAWFPTEAYSFKRWGCGLALPLPPAIALQNLSGAA
- a CDS encoding MraY family glycosyltransferase; this translates as MNIYGFLQSIGIASPYGYGWLSVMFTFVLAWIVTWQLMPEVRSFALKVGWADQPNERRLNREPLPNAGGLVIYTGVLAALVLATLLRPIVIEGVLAEVLTILLGGSILVLVGFIDDQFGLPPWVRLSVQILTAFLLIASDIRIEARIFPPLDPLLSTLITVLWVVGITNAINLMDGIDGLVGGVSFITSISLLAVSAQFATRAAATLLLAALGGSALGFLRHNFHPSRIIMGDAGAYFFGYVLAATAILGSLKVNTVFALVPTILFLLLPVIDTTQVFVLRLMAGKNPLSTPGKDHLHHRLLATGLSQRATAIALWSFTAIANCLAMKLQGMTPLTILMTMLSIVALLSFTIWQRIRKI
- a CDS encoding Arm DNA-binding domain-containing protein encodes the protein MQLEGRQHKATKGSVQIKVSNGRLQLAFTHAGKRHYLSLGLSDNKLNRKAAEAKAKLIESDITYERFDHTLAKYKPQSLLSTVTPITPITTPKIAFAELWEKYTQYKSSQVAASTLVRDYGKIAKRLQSLPKNVEDAVGVRDWLLGKYSSEVARRTLIQMNACFNWAVKSGLASENSFNGMASDIKKTVRDTSREPFSWEERDAIIAAFENNSFCSKFAPIPHSYYAPYVKFLFITGCRPEEAIALQWKHISADCLRIQFKEAIPSDTGIRGQTKTGKTRVFPCNPKLQEFLGSIKPESPLPNDLVFPGSRGQVIDSHNFLNRVWKPVVEGLVKAGKVEKYLPQYNIRHTFITLAVENGLDAKDVARLVGNSPEIIYRHYAGIKRELSVPEF
- a CDS encoding RAMP superfamily CRISPR-associated protein, whose protein sequence is MYLRAYGIIETSAPLHVGASAGEETGNLNLIFRDQFTQTGIIPGSSIRGRFRADMRQSEGESFVSKWYGHHVSEGADTTTEALVKFEYASLVWLPVFCPGQPIVWITCPWLLKRYKQIAQISEPLPKPYTAPKTLPGRQVGGDRKVLFFNLGFMEIEHEADLSAWIPIESALKPDSLVVVADNDIAMLHDMALYRQSRVKLDDKVKKVTTGAFFNVEALPEGSILVFPIALKEKGWKPFGDSPSQELYFGGLESIGFGRCLTTLAGEYQ